A part of Biomphalaria glabrata chromosome 3, xgBioGlab47.1, whole genome shotgun sequence genomic DNA contains:
- the LOC106069175 gene encoding uncharacterized protein LOC106069175 encodes MINASDVEADSEAYQGDNLLTDDIQLKQLLTLMVSSTVCGLVSIAGVVTNAMCIAVFLKQGGKESVNIPLLAMAVSHLICDLLMLWCCLWNIVVYLQSQPMVIEPVGFNAMTGYLPRIIFFRVTSWLMAFAALQRCVCVVLPLKVRLIFTPSKTAVMTSCVIITAFSAHLTIYVSRELRVISNPAINMTQLVMLVIPELLDLAYKVNQVIFIFLPMVNFIFILTCTLVLLIKLKSSLRWRQGKRATTAINKPTNGDSKSETITETLGQAKTLKNGKESRMTKMIATTTAIFVACTLPSNAAIVYGTIVEFETATTDYLHALAFLFETLNSSVTLMVYYKMSSNFRSNFLILMQIFSIDI; translated from the exons ATGATCAACGCCTCAGATGTTGAGGCTGATTCAGAAGCGTACCAAGGAGACAACCTGCTCACAGACGACATCCAACTCAAGCAACTTCTCACTCTGATGGTCAGCTCCACCGTCTGTGGACTGGTCAGCATAGCAGGCGTGGTGACCAATGCCATGTGCATTGCTGTTTTTCTGAAACAAG GTGGGAAAGAAAGTGTTAATATCCCCTTGCTGGCCATGGCTGTGTCCCATCTAATCTGTGACCTCCTCATGCTCTGGTGCTGCCTATGGAACATTGTCGTCTACTTGCAAAGCCAACCAATGGTCATAGAGCCTGTGGGCTTCAACGCCATGACTGGCTATTTGCCCAGGATCATCTTCTTTAGAGTCACCAGTTGGCTGATGGCCTTCGCGGCTCTCCAGAGATGTGTCTGCGTGGTACTTCCATTGAAAGTCAGACTGATCTTTACTCCGTCAAAAACTGCCGTCATGACCTCGTGTGTTATCATTACAGCTTTCTCTGCCCACTTGACCATTTATGTCTCTCGAGAATTGCGGGTGATCTCAAACCCTGCTATAAATATGACCCAGCTAGTCATGTTGGTGATCCCAGAGCTTCTGGACCTCGCTTACAAAGTTAACCAagtcatttttatatttttgccgatggtcaattttatttttatacttacGTGTACGCTAGTGTTACTCATCAAACTGAAGAGTTCCTTAAGATGGCGCCAAGGCAAGCGAGCTACGACAGCCATTAACAAACCAACCAACGGCGACAGCAAATCAGAAACCATCACTGAGACTCTAGGCCAAGCGAAGACTTTGAAAAACGGAAAGGAGTCCCGGATGACGAAGATGATTGCCACCACCACCGCCATATTCGTGGCGTGCACGTTACCTAGCAACGCAGCCATTGTGTACGGCACGATCGTGGAGTTTGAGACTGCGACGACCGACTACCTGCACGCTCTCGCCTTTCTGTTTGAGACGCTCAACTCGAGCGTGACGCTGATGGTGTACTACAAAATGAGCTCAAATTTTAGAAGcaactttttaattttgatgCAGATATTCAGCATAGACATTTAA